One segment of Triticum aestivum cultivar Chinese Spring chromosome 2A, IWGSC CS RefSeq v2.1, whole genome shotgun sequence DNA contains the following:
- the LOC123190906 gene encoding ATP synthase subunit 9, mitochondrial-like has translation MLEGAKSIGAGAATIALAGAAVGIGNILSSLIHSVASNPSLAKQSFGYAILGFALTEAIALFAPMTAFLISFVFRLHKKS, from the coding sequence ATGTTAGAAGGTGCTAAATCAATAGGTGCCGGAGCTGCTACAATTGCTTTAGCCGGAGCTGCTGTCGGTATTGGAAACATCCTCAGTTCTTTGATTCATTCCGTGGCGTCAAATCCATCATTGGCTAAACAATCATTTGGTTATGCCATTTTGGGCTTTGCTCTCACCGAAGCTATTGCATTGTTTGCCCCAATGACGGCCTTTCTGATCTCATTCGTTTTTCGATTGCATAAAAAGTCATGA
- the LOC123190905 gene encoding ATP synthase subunit alpha, mitochondrial-like: protein MEFSPRAAELTTLLESRMTNFYTNFQVDEIGRVVSVGDGIARVYGLNEIQAGEMVEFASGVKGIALNLENENVGIVVFDSDTAIKEGDLVKRTGSIVDVPAGKAMLGRVVDALGVPIDGKGALSDHERRRVEVKAPRIIERKYVHEPMQTGLKAVDSLVPIGHGQRELIIGDRQTGKTTIAIDNILNQKQMNSRGTNESETLYCVYVAIGQKRSTMAQLVQILSEANALEYSILVASTASGPAPLQFLAPYSGCAMGEYFRDNGMHALIIYDDLSKQRWHIDKCHYCYADHQAVRLSQGMFSI, encoded by the coding sequence ATGGAATTCTCACCCAGAGCTGCGGAACTCACGACTCTATTAGAAAGTAGAATGACCAACTTTTACACGAATTTTCAAGTGGATGAGATCGGTCGAGTGGTCTCAGTTGGAGATGGGATTGCACGTGTTTATGGATTGAACGAGATTCAAGCAGGAGAAATGGTGGAATTTGCCAGCGGTGTGAAAGGAATCGCCTTAAATCTTGAGAATGAGAATGTAGGTATTGTTGTCTTTGATAGTGATACCGCTATTAAAGAAGGAGATCTTGTCAAGCGCACTGGATCTATTGTGGATGTTCCTGCGGGAAAGGCCATGTTAGGCCGTGTGGTCGATGCCTTGGGAGTACCTATTGATGGAAAAGGGGCTCTAAGCGATCACGAACGAAGACGTGTCGAAGTGAAAGCCCCACGGATTATTGAACGTAAATATGTGCACGAACCCATGCAAACAGGCTTAAAAGCAGTGGATAGCCTGGTTCCTATAGGCCATGGTCAACGAGAACTTATAATCGGGGACAGACAAACTGGAAAAACTACAATAGCTATCGATAATATATTAAACCAAAAGCAAATGAACTCAAGGGGCACAAATGAGAGTGAGACATTGTATTGTGTCTATGTTGCGATTGGACAAAAACGCTCGACTATGGCACAATTAGTTCAAATTCTTTCAGAAGCGAATGCTTTGGAATATTCCATTCTTGTAGCATCCACCGCTTCGGGTCCTGCTCCTCTGCAATTTCTGGCCCCATATTCAGGGTGTGCCATGGGGGAATATTTCCGCGATAATGGAATGCACGCATTAATTATATATGATGATCTAAGTAAACAGCGGTGGCATATCGACAAATGTCATTATTGTTACGCCGACCACCAGGCCGTGAGGCTTTCCCAGGGGATGTTTTCTATTTAA